The Lysobacter enzymogenes genome window below encodes:
- the yjgA gene encoding ribosome biogenesis factor YjgA, whose product MRGRDEDTGEFFSPSRSQNRREALEVLALAEKLVSLTEAQLAKLPVPEALLPHIRETKRITAHVAHKRQLAFLAKQMRREDEDALETLRDAMDENGEAARREVAAMHRVEQWRERLLDNGDQALAELLDEYPQADRQRLRQLVRNTLEERKRNKPPHSFRELYRELRTVVFGEKTADGDDEELVADDE is encoded by the coding sequence ATGCGCGGCAGAGACGAAGACACCGGCGAATTTTTCAGCCCCAGCCGCAGCCAGAACCGGCGCGAGGCGCTGGAGGTGCTGGCGCTGGCGGAAAAACTGGTTTCCCTGACCGAGGCCCAGCTGGCCAAGCTGCCGGTGCCCGAGGCGCTGCTGCCGCACATCCGCGAGACCAAGCGCATCACCGCCCACGTCGCCCACAAGCGCCAGCTGGCGTTCCTGGCCAAGCAGATGCGGCGCGAGGACGAGGACGCGCTGGAAACCCTGCGCGACGCGATGGACGAGAACGGCGAAGCGGCGCGGCGCGAAGTCGCGGCGATGCACCGGGTCGAACAATGGCGCGAACGCCTGCTCGACAACGGCGACCAGGCCTTGGCCGAACTGCTCGACGAATACCCGCAGGCCGACCGCCAGCGCCTGCGCCAGCTGGTGCGCAACACGCTCGAGGAGCGCAAGCGCAACAAGCCGCCGCATTCGTTCCGCGAGCTGTACCGCGAGCTGCGGACCGTGGTGTTCGGCGAGAAGACCGCTGACGGCGACGACGAAGAACTCGTAGCCGACGACGAATAA
- the tldD gene encoding metalloprotease TldD, translating into MTLPIQIAESRLLLPAGLDASGLERSFGTLLGPGIDFGDLYFQHSRRESWTVEDGIVKDGGHSIEQGVGVRAISGEKTGFAYSDEINGEALLGAAKSARAIARDGGAQAPRALVRGGGRSLYPSDDPIDSLSNEAKVEALRKIDQLLRAADPRVRRVVASLSGTLDTVLVARSDGVLAADVRPLVRLNVQVIVEQDGKRESGYAGGGGRCSYADLLDGGKPERFAREALRQALVNLEAVDAPAGVMPVVLGAGWPGVLLHEAVGHGLEGDFNRKGTSTYAGRMGQRVAAPGVTIVDDGTLEGRRGSLNIDDEGTPTNCTTLIEDGVLVGYMQDTLNARLMGMAPTGNGRRESFAHLPMPRMTNTYMLAGTHDPEEMIRSVKKGLYAVNFGGGQVDITSGKYVFSATEAYLIEDGKVTAPVKGATLIGNGPETMRKVSMIGHDLALDEGVGVCGKDGQSVPVGVGQPSLLIDGLTVGGTSA; encoded by the coding sequence ATGACCCTGCCGATCCAGATCGCCGAATCCCGCCTCCTCCTGCCCGCCGGGCTAGACGCCAGCGGCCTGGAGCGCAGCTTCGGCACCCTGCTCGGGCCGGGCATCGATTTCGGCGACCTGTACTTCCAGCATTCGCGCCGCGAGAGCTGGACGGTCGAGGACGGCATCGTCAAGGACGGCGGCCATTCGATCGAGCAGGGCGTCGGCGTGCGCGCGATCAGCGGCGAGAAGACCGGCTTCGCCTATTCCGACGAAATCAACGGCGAGGCTTTGCTCGGCGCGGCCAAGTCGGCGCGCGCGATCGCCCGCGACGGCGGCGCGCAGGCGCCGCGCGCGCTGGTGCGCGGCGGCGGCCGTTCGCTGTACCCCAGCGACGATCCGATCGATTCGCTGTCCAACGAGGCCAAGGTCGAGGCGCTGCGCAAGATCGACCAACTGCTGCGCGCGGCCGATCCGCGCGTGCGCCGGGTCGTGGCCAGCCTCAGCGGCACGCTCGACACCGTGCTGGTCGCGCGCAGCGACGGCGTGCTCGCCGCCGACGTGCGCCCGCTGGTGCGCTTGAACGTGCAGGTCATCGTCGAACAGGACGGCAAGCGCGAAAGCGGCTACGCCGGCGGCGGCGGCCGTTGCAGCTACGCCGACCTGCTCGACGGCGGCAAGCCCGAGCGGTTCGCGCGCGAAGCGCTGCGCCAGGCGCTGGTGAACCTGGAAGCGGTCGACGCGCCGGCCGGGGTGATGCCGGTGGTGCTCGGCGCCGGCTGGCCTGGCGTGCTGCTGCACGAGGCGGTCGGCCACGGCCTGGAAGGCGATTTCAACCGCAAGGGCACCTCGACCTACGCCGGCCGCATGGGCCAGCGCGTCGCCGCCCCGGGCGTGACCATCGTCGACGACGGCACCCTGGAAGGCCGCCGCGGCTCGCTCAACATCGACGACGAAGGCACCCCGACCAACTGCACCACGCTGATCGAAGACGGCGTGCTGGTCGGCTACATGCAGGACACCTTGAACGCCCGCCTGATGGGCATGGCGCCGACCGGCAACGGCCGCCGCGAGTCGTTCGCGCACCTGCCGATGCCGCGCATGACCAACACCTACATGCTCGCCGGCACGCACGATCCCGAAGAAATGATCCGCTCGGTCAAGAAGGGCCTGTACGCGGTCAATTTCGGCGGCGGCCAGGTCGACATCACCAGCGGCAAGTACGTGTTCTCGGCGACCGAGGCGTATCTGATCGAAGACGGCAAGGTCACCGCGCCGGTCAAGGGCGCGACCCTGATCGGCAACGGCCCGGAGACGATGCGCAAGGTCAGCATGATCGGCCACGACCTCGCCCTGGACGAAGGCGTCGGCGTGTGCGGCAAGGACGGGCAGAGCGTTCCGGTCGGCGTCGGCCAGCCGTCGTTGCTGATCGATGGGCTGACGGTGGGCGGTACCAGCGCGTGA
- a CDS encoding DUF1501 domain-containing protein, translating to MATSPIDQQRRGLLAGFGASALLTLFPRVAAAAGGADTRFLLVLLRGGLDGLHLLPPYAEPAYAALRRDGAVADPIRIDGLFGLHPAMQQSAAMYRAGQLLPLVAVAPPYRQRSHFDAQDCLENGTATPSGARDGWLGRCVRAMPREQALAVAAVMPLAMRGSDRASNWWPPLPRPVDPQLLQQLQPLYAADPRLSETFERSASGAGMQRDGKGAFALPEAMRVAAQRMGAADGPRIGFVEDSGWDSHRNQAPQLQRKLAELDQGLAAARDGFGAAWPRTVVAVVTEFGRTAALNGTEGTDHGTGGMALLCGGAVRGGRIGGDWPGLGPSQLNEGRDLRATTDLRAVFKSVLAEHLGLAEAALDTQVFPDSRALRPLQGWRRA from the coding sequence ATGGCGACCAGCCCCATAGATCAACAGCGCCGCGGCCTGCTCGCCGGCTTCGGCGCCAGCGCGCTGTTGACCTTGTTCCCGCGCGTCGCTGCCGCGGCCGGCGGCGCCGACACGCGCTTCCTGCTGGTGCTGCTGCGCGGCGGCCTCGACGGCCTGCACCTGCTGCCGCCGTACGCCGAACCGGCCTACGCGGCGCTGCGCCGCGACGGCGCGGTCGCCGACCCGATCCGCATCGACGGCTTGTTCGGCCTGCATCCGGCGATGCAGCAATCCGCGGCGATGTACCGCGCCGGGCAATTGCTGCCGCTGGTGGCGGTGGCGCCGCCGTACCGGCAGCGCTCGCATTTCGACGCCCAGGACTGCCTGGAGAACGGCACCGCCACGCCGAGCGGCGCGCGCGACGGCTGGCTCGGCCGCTGCGTGCGGGCGATGCCGCGCGAGCAGGCGCTGGCGGTGGCGGCGGTGATGCCGTTGGCGATGCGCGGCAGCGACCGCGCCAGCAACTGGTGGCCGCCGCTGCCGCGGCCGGTCGATCCGCAACTGCTGCAACAACTGCAACCGCTGTACGCCGCCGATCCGCGTTTGAGCGAAACCTTCGAGCGATCCGCGAGCGGCGCCGGCATGCAACGCGACGGCAAGGGCGCGTTCGCCCTGCCCGAAGCGATGCGGGTGGCGGCGCAGCGCATGGGCGCGGCCGACGGCCCGCGCATCGGCTTCGTCGAGGACAGCGGCTGGGACAGCCACCGCAACCAGGCGCCGCAGCTGCAGCGCAAGCTGGCCGAACTCGACCAAGGCCTGGCCGCCGCGCGCGACGGCTTCGGCGCGGCCTGGCCGCGCACGGTCGTCGCGGTGGTCACCGAATTCGGCCGCACCGCGGCGCTCAACGGCACCGAAGGCACCGACCACGGCACCGGCGGCATGGCCCTGCTGTGCGGCGGCGCGGTGCGCGGCGGCCGCATCGGCGGCGACTGGCCCGGGCTCGGGCCGTCCCAGCTCAACGAGGGCCGCGACCTGCGCGCCACCACCGACCTGCGCGCGGTGTTCAAGAGCGTGCTGGCCGAACACCTGGGGCTGGCCGAGGCGGCGCTGGACACCCAGGTGTTTCCCGACAGCCGCGCGCTGCGGCCGCTGCAGGGCTGGCGCCGGGCCTGA
- a CDS encoding DUF615 domain-containing protein, with protein MPISEQLLRIERWRTRLIDEGFDAIEAFVAAYPRADRKLLKRFVQEAASMHHQHQMPRKPLRYIRALDDAAGAHPPQ; from the coding sequence ATGCCGATCAGCGAACAATTGCTGCGCATCGAACGCTGGCGGACGCGCCTGATCGACGAAGGCTTCGACGCGATCGAAGCCTTCGTCGCTGCGTATCCGCGGGCGGACCGCAAGCTGCTCAAGCGATTTGTGCAGGAAGCCGCATCGATGCATCACCAGCACCAGATGCCGCGCAAGCCGCTGCGCTACATCCGCGCGCTGGACGATGCGGCGGGCGCGCACCCGCCGCAGTAA
- a CDS encoding DUF4870 domain-containing protein has protein sequence MNDISQDEKTWGMLAHLSTLVGLIVPFGTILGPLVVWLIKKDTMPFVADQGKEALNFNITVIIGMIIGGILTLVLIGVLVMIAVGIAWLVLTIMAALAANKGETYRYPFTLRLVK, from the coding sequence ATGAACGATATCAGTCAGGACGAAAAGACTTGGGGCATGCTGGCTCACCTGAGCACGCTGGTCGGTTTGATCGTTCCCTTCGGCACCATCCTCGGCCCGCTGGTGGTCTGGCTGATCAAGAAGGACACCATGCCCTTCGTCGCCGACCAGGGCAAGGAAGCGCTGAACTTCAACATCACCGTGATCATCGGCATGATCATCGGCGGCATCCTGACCCTGGTGCTGATCGGCGTGCTGGTCATGATCGCCGTCGGCATCGCCTGGCTGGTGCTGACCATCATGGCCGCGCTGGCCGCGAACAAGGGCGAGACCTACCGCTATCCCTTCACCCTACGTCTGGTGAAGTAA
- a CDS encoding DUF1800 domain-containing protein, protein MSASKATAANRFGLGARPGELEGGAGDGRERLLAQLRRPPALDAFAGLPGSVETMRLEFRQQQLNRAERAQRGEAKAAPANDNAMAMGAEPAMTAAPAADPGDDARARRRARLAAQDPGRPAARGAADPADGLRRELRRQQLAEFAARYRHAADTDAPFVERLTQFWSNHFAVSIDKGNARLYAGSMEREAIRPHVLGRFEDMLVAVESHPAMLRYLDNAASIGDDSRAAMRALKLGRDKRGLNENLAREILELHTLGVDGGYQQSDVIELARTITGWSTPGPRDEDAAQAFVFRANAHEPGARRVLGRSYAEGGQEQGRAVLADLARHPATARHLSFKLARHFVADQPPPALVERMAQAYLREGGELRALYRALVESDQAWSADARKFKTPNDFVISALRAGELAVDDQARALVGLLASLGQPVFTPRSPAGFPDTAADWSSPDGLFKRIQAAQMFAARVASDGVTPYQRALEVLGDAAVSGDFAIGLRRAGSASDGYSLLFASPAFQWRV, encoded by the coding sequence ATGAGCGCCAGCAAGGCTACGGCCGCCAACCGTTTCGGGCTGGGCGCGCGCCCGGGCGAACTGGAGGGCGGCGCAGGCGACGGGCGCGAGCGGCTGCTCGCGCAATTGCGTCGCCCGCCCGCGCTCGACGCGTTCGCCGGCTTGCCCGGCAGCGTCGAGACCATGCGGCTGGAGTTCCGCCAGCAGCAGCTCAACCGCGCCGAGCGCGCGCAACGCGGCGAAGCCAAGGCCGCGCCGGCGAACGACAACGCGATGGCGATGGGCGCCGAGCCGGCGATGACCGCTGCGCCCGCCGCCGACCCCGGCGACGACGCCCGCGCGCGCCGCCGCGCCCGCCTCGCCGCGCAGGACCCGGGCCGCCCGGCCGCGCGCGGCGCCGCCGATCCCGCCGACGGCCTGCGCCGCGAACTGCGCCGGCAGCAACTGGCCGAATTCGCCGCGCGCTACCGCCACGCCGCCGACACCGACGCGCCGTTCGTCGAGCGCCTGACCCAGTTCTGGTCGAACCACTTCGCCGTCTCCATCGACAAGGGCAACGCGCGCCTGTACGCCGGCTCGATGGAACGCGAGGCGATCCGCCCGCACGTGCTCGGCCGTTTCGAAGACATGCTGGTGGCGGTGGAAAGCCATCCGGCGATGCTGCGTTACCTCGACAACGCGGCGTCCATCGGCGACGACTCGCGCGCGGCGATGCGCGCGCTCAAGCTCGGGCGCGACAAGCGCGGCCTCAACGAGAACCTGGCGCGCGAAATCCTCGAACTGCACACGCTCGGCGTCGACGGCGGCTACCAGCAAAGCGATGTGATCGAACTGGCGCGCACGATCACCGGCTGGAGCACGCCCGGCCCGCGCGACGAAGACGCGGCGCAGGCGTTCGTGTTCCGCGCCAACGCGCACGAGCCCGGCGCGCGCCGCGTGCTCGGCCGCAGCTACGCCGAAGGCGGGCAGGAGCAGGGCCGCGCGGTGCTGGCCGATCTGGCCCGGCATCCGGCCACCGCGCGCCATCTGAGCTTCAAGCTGGCGCGCCATTTCGTCGCCGACCAGCCGCCGCCGGCGCTGGTGGAACGCATGGCTCAGGCTTACCTGCGCGAGGGCGGCGAGCTGCGCGCGCTGTACCGCGCGCTGGTCGAGTCCGATCAGGCCTGGTCGGCCGACGCGCGCAAGTTCAAGACCCCCAACGATTTCGTGATCTCCGCGCTGCGTGCCGGCGAACTGGCGGTCGACGATCAGGCGCGCGCCCTGGTCGGCCTGCTCGCCAGCCTCGGCCAACCGGTGTTCACGCCGCGCTCGCCGGCCGGTTTTCCCGACACCGCCGCCGACTGGAGCAGCCCGGACGGGCTGTTCAAGCGCATCCAGGCCGCGCAGATGTTCGCTGCGCGGGTGGCGTCGGACGGCGTCACTCCGTACCAGCGCGCGCTCGAAGTGCTCGGCGATGCCGCGGTCAGCGGCGATTTCGCGATCGGCCTGCGCCGCGCCGGTTCGGCCAGCGACGGCTACTCGCTGTTATTCGCCAGCCCCGCGTTCCAGTGGAGGGTGTGA
- the pmbA gene encoding metalloprotease PmbA: MNAQALTPAVAHTFADPEARLDALAELSRRMLDACRARGATQAEVSCSEDAGLNVNVRMGEVETVESTRDRGIGVTVYFGKRKGSASTADLREESLEATVAQACAIAGYTEDDPFSGLADAERMARGERDFDTWHPWYIDADQAVELALACEAAGREFDARIENSGGASVGTGASLAVYANSHGFLGRERSTHHSLSCSLIAGRGDDMQREGWYTTALAAEDLEAAAAVGRKSAERTVARLAPRQLATGEYPVLFAAESASSLIGHLIGAVSGGALYRRSSFLLDSVGEKLFPEWFSIRENPFQMRGLRSTAYDGEGVATRESMLVENGVLQRYVLGSYSARKLGLQSTGNAGGVHNLEVAANAGDFDSLLRQMGRGLLVTELMGQGVNAVTGDYSRGAGGFWVENGEIQYPVDGITIAGNLRRMFESFEAVGTDVDPRSHVGTGSILLGKMMVAGE; this comes from the coding sequence TTGAACGCGCAAGCCCTCACTCCCGCCGTCGCCCACACCTTCGCCGACCCCGAGGCGCGCCTGGACGCGCTGGCCGAGCTGTCCCGGCGCATGCTGGACGCCTGCCGCGCGCGCGGGGCGACCCAGGCCGAGGTGTCGTGTTCGGAAGACGCCGGGCTCAACGTCAACGTGCGCATGGGCGAGGTCGAGACGGTCGAGTCGACCCGCGACCGCGGCATCGGCGTCACCGTCTATTTCGGCAAGCGCAAGGGCAGCGCCAGCACCGCCGACTTGCGCGAGGAAAGTCTGGAGGCCACGGTCGCCCAGGCCTGCGCGATCGCCGGCTACACCGAGGACGACCCGTTCTCCGGTCTGGCCGATGCCGAGCGCATGGCCCGCGGCGAGCGCGACTTCGACACCTGGCATCCCTGGTACATCGACGCCGACCAGGCGGTCGAGCTGGCCCTGGCCTGCGAAGCGGCCGGGCGCGAATTCGACGCGCGGATCGAAAACTCCGGCGGCGCCTCGGTCGGCACCGGCGCCAGCCTGGCGGTGTACGCCAACTCGCACGGCTTCCTCGGCCGCGAGCGCAGCACCCACCACAGCCTGAGCTGTTCGCTGATCGCAGGCCGCGGCGACGACATGCAGCGCGAGGGCTGGTACACCACGGCGCTGGCCGCCGAGGACCTGGAAGCCGCGGCCGCGGTCGGCCGCAAGTCCGCCGAGCGCACCGTCGCGCGGCTGGCGCCGCGCCAGCTCGCGACCGGCGAATACCCGGTGCTGTTCGCCGCCGAAAGCGCCAGCTCGCTGATCGGCCATCTGATCGGCGCGGTCAGCGGCGGCGCGCTGTACCGCCGCTCCAGCTTCCTGCTCGACAGCGTCGGCGAGAAGCTGTTTCCCGAGTGGTTCTCGATCCGCGAAAACCCGTTCCAGATGCGCGGCCTGCGCTCCACCGCCTACGACGGCGAAGGCGTGGCCACGCGCGAGTCGATGCTGGTCGAAAACGGCGTGCTGCAACGTTACGTGCTCGGCAGCTATTCGGCGCGCAAGCTCGGCCTGCAGAGCACCGGCAACGCCGGCGGCGTGCACAACCTGGAAGTCGCCGCCAACGCCGGCGATTTCGACTCGCTGCTGCGGCAGATGGGGCGCGGCCTGCTGGTCACCGAGCTGATGGGGCAGGGCGTCAACGCGGTCACCGGCGATTACTCGCGCGGCGCCGGCGGCTTCTGGGTCGAGAACGGCGAAATCCAGTACCCGGTCGACGGCATCACCATCGCCGGCAACCTGCGGCGCATGTTCGAAAGCTTCGAAGCGGTCGGCACCGACGTCGACCCGCGTTCGCACGTGGGCACCGGTTCGATCCTGCTCGGCAAGATGATGGTGGCCGGCGAGTGA
- the ispA gene encoding (2E,6E)-farnesyl diphosphate synthase, producing MPELRAAAHAGPGADRSDADPRALDAVLAGWRERADAALARALPDASIGVEPRRLHQAMRHAVLLGGKRMRPLLVYASGALFEVAPLVLDAPAAAVELIHAYSLVHDDLPAMDDDALRRGQPTVHVAFDEATAILAGDALQSLAFAVLADTDSSDAIRVDLLRTLAQAAGVAGMCGGQALDIDATGSGTQLSVPALERLHSLKTGALIRASVRMGALCGGADASALAALDRYAQALGLAFQVRDDILDIEGDSQTLGKTAGKDLAQDKSTFPALIGLDASRARLHELGAAMRAALEPFGPRAAALHALGRLAIERDR from the coding sequence ATGCCTGAGCTGCGCGCCGCCGCGCACGCCGGGCCCGGCGCGGACCGTTCCGACGCCGACCCGCGCGCGCTCGACGCGGTGCTCGCCGGCTGGCGCGAGCGCGCCGACGCCGCGCTGGCACGCGCCCTGCCCGATGCCAGCATCGGCGTCGAGCCGCGCCGCCTGCACCAGGCCATGCGCCACGCCGTGCTGCTCGGCGGCAAGCGCATGCGGCCGCTGCTGGTCTACGCCAGCGGCGCGCTGTTCGAAGTCGCCCCGTTGGTGCTCGACGCGCCGGCCGCCGCGGTCGAACTGATCCACGCGTATTCGCTGGTCCACGACGATCTGCCGGCGATGGACGACGATGCCCTGCGCCGCGGCCAGCCGACCGTGCACGTCGCCTTCGACGAAGCCACCGCGATCCTCGCCGGCGACGCGCTGCAATCGCTCGCGTTCGCCGTGCTCGCCGACACCGACAGCAGCGATGCGATCCGGGTCGACCTGTTGCGCACGCTGGCCCAGGCCGCGGGCGTCGCCGGCATGTGCGGCGGCCAGGCGCTCGACATCGACGCCACCGGCTCGGGCACGCAGCTGAGCGTGCCGGCGCTGGAGCGGCTGCACTCGCTCAAGACCGGCGCGCTGATCCGCGCCAGCGTGCGCATGGGCGCGCTGTGCGGCGGCGCCGACGCGTCCGCGCTGGCGGCGCTGGACCGCTACGCGCAAGCGCTCGGGCTGGCGTTCCAGGTGCGCGACGACATCCTCGACATCGAAGGCGACAGCCAGACCCTCGGCAAGACCGCCGGCAAGGACCTGGCCCAGGACAAGTCGACCTTCCCCGCCCTGATCGGCCTGGACGCCTCGCGCGCGCGCCTGCACGAGCTCGGCGCGGCGATGCGCGCAGCGCTGGAGCCGTTCGGCCCGCGCGCCGCGGCGCTGCATGCGTTGGGACGGCTGGCGATCGAACGCGACCGCTGA